A single genomic interval of Novosphingobium ginsenosidimutans harbors:
- a CDS encoding glycerate kinase type-2 family protein, which yields MSNRQLLTDYFLHGVAAASPRLTLPAVLPTGAPCGRTLVLGCGKAAAEMALVASECLAGPVTGCVVTRHGHNVATPPPAIEIIEARHPVPDELSLRAGTRLLDLAAEVGPDDRVIFLISGGGSSLLCAPAHGIDFEQKQAIGEWLVRSGVGIEQINLVRRHLSRIKGGRLAAVAGARGAELLTCVVSDVAGDDPALVASGPSIGAAFEPEAAIAILRQAGWDVSSDLAATIRANRPPAVPTHPVHTLATNADALAAISRRAKEDGWNVVDLGGSLTGPAGAMGRAHADIARDHAMLPGRHLLLSGGELTVLRARQDGRGGPNLEYLAGVLSGLDRTDPIEALAGDSDGIDGTEDNAGGYLTAGWADHTAAEQALASNRTYDLFAALGGLVRTGPTRTNVNDIRMIAVEGHT from the coding sequence ATGAGCAATCGCCAACTATTGACCGACTACTTCCTTCACGGCGTCGCCGCCGCCAGCCCACGGCTGACCCTGCCCGCTGTCCTGCCGACCGGTGCGCCGTGCGGGCGCACTCTGGTGCTGGGTTGCGGCAAGGCGGCCGCCGAGATGGCGCTGGTTGCGAGCGAATGCTTGGCGGGTCCCGTCACTGGCTGCGTCGTGACCCGCCACGGCCATAATGTCGCAACGCCCCCTCCCGCCATCGAGATCATTGAGGCTCGCCATCCCGTGCCCGACGAACTCAGTCTGCGGGCTGGTACACGCTTGCTCGACCTTGCGGCTGAAGTCGGCCCAGATGACAGGGTCATCTTCCTTATCTCAGGTGGCGGCTCCTCGCTGCTTTGCGCGCCGGCCCACGGCATCGATTTCGAGCAGAAGCAGGCGATCGGCGAATGGCTCGTCCGCTCCGGCGTCGGGATCGAGCAGATCAATCTAGTCCGCCGGCATCTCTCACGCATCAAAGGTGGGCGGCTGGCCGCCGTTGCTGGCGCGCGCGGGGCAGAGCTGCTGACCTGTGTCGTCTCCGATGTCGCCGGGGATGATCCTGCCTTGGTCGCCTCTGGTCCAAGTATCGGTGCCGCTTTTGAACCGGAAGCGGCCATCGCCATCCTCCGGCAGGCAGGCTGGGATGTCAGCAGCGACCTGGCAGCAACGATCCGGGCCAACCGGCCACCGGCAGTTCCAACTCACCCGGTCCACACCTTGGCAACCAATGCCGATGCCTTGGCAGCGATCAGCAGACGGGCCAAGGAAGATGGCTGGAACGTGGTGGATCTCGGAGGTTCCTTGACCGGCCCAGCCGGCGCAATGGGCCGGGCGCACGCCGACATCGCCCGGGACCATGCTATGCTCCCGGGTCGGCACCTACTGCTGTCGGGCGGAGAACTCACCGTGCTGCGCGCCCGTCAGGACGGTCGCGGCGGCCCGAACCTGGAATACCTCGCCGGAGTGCTGTCGGGCCTTGATCGAACCGATCCAATCGAGGCTCTTGCCGGCGACAGCGACGGGATTGACGGGACCGAAGACAATGCCGGGGGCTACCTGACCGCCGGCTGGGCAGACCACACAGCAGCTGAGCAGGCCCTGGCAAGCAACCGCACCTATGACCTGTTCGCTGCACTGGGCGGCCTCGTCAGAACCGGGCCGACCCGCACCAATGTCAACGACATCCGCATGATCGCCGTGGAAGGCCACACGTGA